Proteins from a single region of Lysinibacillus sp. JNUCC-52:
- a CDS encoding LutC/YkgG family protein gives MAGSILNRETFLSTIAKQLGRAPKTEIVKPIWQYQPQDRVLKDATKDDLVVVLEAQCKNINTNMVITNTANLATDLQAVIDIYGGHSVITWQDERFEGYGLTHLMQTQWPQSNIQLYVWNETQPEENIRQAEKANIGITISEMTLAESGTAVLFSDKHKGRSVSFLPEKSIILIPKSTIVPRITQAARWISKKVQNGEHIASCINFITGPSNSADIEMIPVVGVHGPIKATYIVIEDQ, from the coding sequence ATGGCAGGAAGTATTCTAAATCGAGAAACATTTTTATCTACTATCGCCAAGCAACTCGGACGAGCACCAAAAACAGAAATAGTGAAGCCAATTTGGCAATATCAACCTCAAGACCGTGTTTTAAAAGATGCTACTAAGGATGATTTAGTAGTCGTGTTAGAGGCGCAATGTAAAAATATTAATACAAATATGGTCATTACTAATACAGCGAATCTAGCTACTGATCTCCAAGCAGTTATAGATATCTACGGCGGTCACTCTGTCATCACATGGCAAGACGAACGCTTTGAAGGCTATGGATTAACACATTTAATGCAAACTCAATGGCCACAATCAAATATCCAGCTTTATGTATGGAATGAGACACAGCCAGAGGAAAATATTCGACAAGCGGAAAAAGCAAACATCGGTATAACTATTAGTGAGATGACATTAGCTGAATCTGGTACCGCTGTGCTATTTAGTGATAAGCATAAAGGAAGATCAGTTAGCTTTTTACCCGAAAAGTCGATTATTTTAATTCCTAAAAGTACAATCGTGCCACGCATTACTCAAGCAGCTCGATGGATTAGCAAAAAAGTACAAAATGGCGAACATATTGCTTCATGTATTAATTTTATTACGGGGCCAAGTAATTCTGCAGATATCGAAATGATTCCTGTCGTCGGTGTCCATGGCCCAATTAAAGCAACTTATATCGTTATCGAGGATCAATAA
- a CDS encoding MFS transporter yields the protein MDEAAKYKKATYHLWTFTASKMIAMLGSHVLSFGISLYILAMTGSATSFATNMICSILPRALVAPLAGYVADNFSKKRTILLAQAGTILTMAGLLLYTEIFGMSVNAIYVTTVLYTLCSAFSGITFTSSIAILVNPERLQRAMSFNQMSMSVAAIGGPVIGGMMYGFFSMKVFLIVHMIAYMIAFCLEATMNFKLYSTIGENAKTEKIWKGLVSGFSYIKQHKVITVVMWLSLWINLFFSAIVVGGTYVIIELLKIDSTHFGFIEASGALGMLVASIYFATRAEIKIPLRFSKISLLLLSSSLAFAVIPLVTNLSYSMIVGYYIGLYFIFAVFEMGVNMPLGVFMQKLISEEYRGRVVGLMETMAMSMMPIGMLIYGILYDRLPATGILLVTSAIIVVMTLVLLRKAVLKQAHPEFYDDTTLAERVAN from the coding sequence TTGGATGAAGCAGCAAAATATAAAAAGGCGACCTATCATTTGTGGACGTTTACAGCAAGTAAAATGATTGCAATGTTAGGTTCACATGTGTTGTCCTTTGGTATTAGTTTGTATATTTTAGCCATGACAGGTTCTGCCACAAGCTTTGCAACAAATATGATTTGTTCCATACTCCCAAGAGCACTAGTAGCACCATTAGCTGGGTATGTAGCCGATAATTTTTCGAAAAAACGAACAATATTATTAGCGCAAGCTGGGACGATTTTGACGATGGCAGGTTTACTACTATATACTGAAATATTTGGTATGTCCGTCAATGCGATATATGTGACAACAGTATTGTATACGCTCTGTTCTGCATTTTCAGGCATAACATTTACTTCTTCTATCGCGATTCTTGTCAATCCAGAACGTTTACAACGTGCAATGTCATTTAATCAAATGTCAATGTCCGTAGCAGCGATTGGGGGGCCAGTTATCGGTGGGATGATGTATGGATTTTTTTCAATGAAAGTTTTTTTAATTGTGCATATGATAGCCTACATGATTGCCTTTTGCTTAGAGGCAACGATGAATTTTAAATTGTACAGTACAATAGGGGAAAACGCTAAAACCGAAAAGATATGGAAAGGGCTTGTGAGTGGATTTAGCTATATTAAGCAACATAAAGTCATTACAGTAGTAATGTGGCTATCACTATGGATAAATTTATTTTTCTCTGCAATCGTAGTTGGTGGAACGTATGTGATTATTGAATTACTGAAGATCGATTCTACTCATTTTGGCTTTATCGAAGCTTCAGGTGCACTGGGCATGCTAGTAGCTTCCATCTATTTTGCAACACGTGCAGAAATTAAAATACCACTTCGTTTTTCTAAAATTAGTTTATTGTTGCTATCAAGTAGCTTAGCATTTGCGGTAATCCCTTTAGTGACAAATCTTTCATATTCCATGATTGTTGGCTATTATATAGGATTATATTTTATCTTTGCTGTTTTTGAGATGGGTGTAAATATGCCACTAGGTGTTTTTATGCAAAAGCTTATTTCGGAGGAGTATCGAGGTCGAGTAGTTGGCCTAATGGAAACGATGGCTATGTCGATGATGCCAATTGGTATGCTCATTTATGGTATATTGTACGATAGGTTACCAGCAACTGGTATTTTACTTGTCACAAGTGCAATTATTGTCGTAATGACACTTGTCTTACTACGCAAGGCTGTCTTAAAACAAGCGCATCCAGAATTTTACGATGATACGACGTTGGCAGAAAGAGTAGCAAACTAA
- a CDS encoding helix-turn-helix domain-containing protein translates to MDSLGMRIRKLRKEKKLTLEALAADRLTKGMLSQIENDKAKPSMESLDYIAERLGVKASELLEQVASSDIRHLLEQVEAMFAEAELGDAKHHQHLVDIIHPYIDDLPLSYEAGRLLYIYANAQYVAGLTTWEQPLQQARQIFKEINLWSHWFKTYMLQLGILSENRRYDEAYHCILQVKAEIDLENYQLDSRDTGKLAYYISIFQLAIGEHEAGKKLINETIEHAHQNQLFYHIDDLYRIGSYCAMIDGDFEQADQMMMKLEQYRIFVEQADVDAFIYVLKAHYYNNYKQEYEQALVEIEQLHALTSSTKIDKNFYYAEKGKSLYLLGRYSEALAAFNHLKEIPILIVHPYDLLSMNECFSYKALCYAQFGELTTAYEIAKTAYMDSKGLIDLPYKQKIEETYFKIKAQIDSRQ, encoded by the coding sequence GTGGACTCTTTAGGCATGCGAATTCGCAAATTACGAAAAGAAAAAAAATTAACATTAGAGGCTCTTGCTGCCGATCGTCTAACTAAAGGTATGCTAAGCCAAATAGAAAATGATAAAGCGAAGCCATCTATGGAAAGCTTAGACTATATTGCGGAACGACTTGGCGTGAAAGCAAGTGAATTACTTGAACAAGTAGCATCTTCTGATATCCGTCATCTTTTAGAGCAAGTAGAAGCTATGTTTGCCGAGGCCGAGCTTGGTGATGCAAAGCATCATCAGCACCTCGTAGATATCATTCACCCGTACATAGACGATTTACCTCTTAGCTATGAAGCTGGGCGATTATTATATATTTATGCAAATGCGCAGTATGTGGCTGGTCTCACAACATGGGAGCAACCGCTACAACAAGCACGCCAAATATTTAAAGAAATCAATTTGTGGAGCCATTGGTTTAAAACCTATATGCTGCAGCTCGGTATTCTATCAGAAAATCGTCGATATGATGAAGCTTATCATTGTATTTTACAAGTGAAGGCAGAAATCGACCTTGAAAACTATCAGCTAGATTCTCGTGATACGGGAAAATTGGCTTATTATATTAGCATTTTTCAGTTAGCCATTGGTGAGCATGAAGCGGGTAAAAAATTAATTAACGAAACCATTGAACACGCGCATCAAAACCAATTGTTTTATCATATTGATGACTTATATCGTATTGGTTCCTATTGCGCCATGATTGATGGTGACTTTGAGCAGGCAGATCAAATGATGATGAAGTTGGAGCAGTATCGTATTTTCGTTGAACAAGCTGATGTCGATGCTTTTATATACGTCTTAAAAGCACATTATTATAACAATTATAAACAGGAATATGAGCAAGCTTTAGTTGAAATTGAACAATTACATGCACTTACAAGTTCAACAAAAATAGATAAAAATTTCTATTACGCTGAAAAAGGAAAATCATTGTATTTACTTGGTCGCTATTCAGAAGCACTTGCCGCATTTAATCATTTAAAAGAGATTCCCATTTTAATTGTGCATCCATATGATTTACTGAGTATGAATGAATGTTTCTCCTATAAAGCGCTTTGCTACGCTCAGTTTGGAGAGTTAACAACGGCTTACGAAATTGCCAAAACTGCATATATGGATTCGAAAGGTTTAATCGACCTACCTTATAAACAAAAAATTGAGGAAACGTATTTTAAAATTAAAGCACAAATCGATTCTAGACAATAG
- the rarD gene encoding EamA family transporter RarD produces MSNEKKGVLAAFFAYAIWGAFPLYWKLLEHVPSMEILLGRVIWSFVFTVLAVIILGMRKELLADLKYLWTHQKIFWQLAGASFVISMNWYLYIWAVTHEHLIETSLGYYINPLLSVIFGVVFFKESLSRAQWVATAIAFIAVIILTVNYGTVPWVAILIALTFAIYGVLKKKITLDATRGLAIETMFILPFALGYYIYLFSTSQASFLHVNIHTDVLMIVSGIVTAVPLVLFAKGAQNIPLYLLGFIQYVAPTIVLILGVVLYKEPFSQVELLAFSIIWLALLLFSGSKIIEIRKAHHKSA; encoded by the coding sequence ATGTCAAATGAGAAAAAAGGTGTATTGGCAGCGTTTTTTGCCTATGCCATTTGGGGAGCATTCCCACTTTACTGGAAATTACTTGAGCATGTGCCAAGTATGGAAATTTTATTAGGCCGTGTAATTTGGTCCTTCGTCTTTACAGTGCTAGCAGTCATTATTCTCGGTATGCGCAAAGAGTTACTAGCAGATTTAAAATATTTATGGACACATCAGAAGATTTTTTGGCAGTTAGCTGGCGCATCTTTTGTCATTTCAATGAATTGGTATTTATATATTTGGGCTGTAACTCACGAGCATTTAATTGAGACAAGCCTCGGTTATTATATTAATCCACTATTGTCGGTTATTTTCGGGGTTGTTTTCTTTAAAGAGTCGTTGAGTCGTGCACAATGGGTTGCTACAGCCATCGCGTTTATTGCGGTTATTATATTAACAGTAAATTATGGTACAGTACCTTGGGTGGCTATTCTAATTGCCTTAACGTTCGCTATTTATGGGGTACTGAAAAAGAAAATTACACTTGATGCAACAAGGGGTCTAGCCATCGAAACTATGTTTATTCTGCCATTTGCGTTAGGCTATTACATTTATTTATTTTCAACAAGCCAAGCATCTTTCTTACACGTGAATATCCATACAGATGTATTAATGATTGTTAGCGGTATTGTGACAGCAGTGCCTCTAGTTTTATTTGCTAAAGGTGCTCAAAATATTCCGCTTTACTTATTAGGTTTTATACAATATGTAGCGCCAACAATTGTTTTAATTTTAGGTGTGGTACTTTATAAAGAACCATTCAGTCAAGTAGAACTACTGGCATTCAGTATTATATGGCTTGCTTTATTGTTGTTCTCTGGTTCAAAAATTATAGAAATAAGGAAAGCACATCATAAATCTGCGTAA
- a CDS encoding 3-hydroxybutyrate dehydrogenase has translation MSEFINVKNKVVIITGAGRGIGFEIGKRFAQFGAKVVLSDINEEMVVESAESLIKEGFQAIGVKADVTSEEELQNLVQTAKEKFGSVDIVINNAGLQHVSPIEEFPTAKFELMQKIMLVAPFILIKTVFPIMKEQGFGRIINIASINGLIGFAGKAAYNSAKHGVIGLTKVAAIEGAKHGITVNALCPGYVDTPLVRGQIADLAKTRNIPEDRALEDIILAQVPQKKLLDVSEIADYALYLASDRAKSVTGQAVVIDGGYVAQ, from the coding sequence ATGTCTGAATTCATCAATGTTAAAAATAAAGTAGTTATTATTACAGGTGCAGGTCGCGGAATTGGATTTGAAATCGGTAAACGTTTTGCTCAATTCGGAGCAAAAGTAGTTCTTTCTGATATCAATGAAGAAATGGTAGTAGAATCTGCAGAATCTCTAATTAAAGAAGGTTTTCAAGCGATTGGTGTGAAAGCGGACGTTACGAGCGAAGAAGAACTTCAAAACTTAGTTCAAACGGCTAAGGAAAAATTCGGTTCTGTTGACATCGTTATTAATAATGCTGGTTTACAACACGTTTCTCCAATAGAAGAGTTTCCAACTGCAAAATTTGAATTAATGCAAAAAATTATGTTAGTTGCACCATTTATTTTAATTAAAACTGTATTTCCTATTATGAAAGAACAAGGTTTTGGACGTATTATCAACATCGCTTCGATTAATGGTTTAATTGGATTTGCTGGCAAGGCTGCTTACAACAGTGCAAAACATGGTGTTATCGGATTAACTAAAGTTGCAGCTATAGAAGGTGCAAAACATGGTATCACAGTAAATGCTTTATGCCCTGGTTATGTAGATACACCACTTGTGCGTGGTCAAATAGCTGATTTAGCAAAAACGCGTAATATTCCAGAAGATAGAGCGCTTGAAGATATTATTTTAGCTCAAGTGCCTCAGAAAAAATTACTAGATGTAAGCGAAATTGCAGACTATGCGCTATACTTAGCAAGTGATCGAGCTAAAAGCGTTACAGGACAAGCTGTTGTCATTGACGGTGGTTATGTAGCACAATAG
- a CDS encoding GntP family permease produces MLSIIIGLVLLMALAYLGWSIIWVAPLVAGVVAVLNGLNVLDTYTGTYMQGLVNFVKSWFPIFLLGAVFGKLMEDTGAAKSVAQKVTQLIGKKRAILGVLIAAALLTYGGVSLFVVVFAIYPIALQLFREANVSRKLLVPTFALGAFTFTMTSIPGTPQIQNLIPMDYFKTSPTSGSIIGIAATIIMAVGGYLWLAYRAKKFAAQGEGYTEPENSTHMTTDGDQKVPHWIISLIPLVVVVVLLNIVKLDAVIALLVGVLCIMILNLKDYKKFIPSINDGGKGSVMAILNTSAAVGFGSVIAIVPAFDNITSWLLGISDNPLIAEGLAVQIMAIITGSASGGMGIALSTLGDTFNNVAQTTGISPDALHRIAAIASGASIFPNNGALLTLLAVTGLSHKETYKDVFVVAFFIPTIALIVGILLAAIGLV; encoded by the coding sequence TTGTTAAGTATTATTATTGGACTAGTCCTATTAATGGCTTTAGCGTATCTTGGATGGTCTATCATATGGGTTGCGCCCCTTGTAGCGGGTGTTGTTGCAGTTCTTAACGGATTAAATGTACTTGACACATATACAGGTACGTATATGCAAGGGTTAGTTAATTTCGTAAAAAGTTGGTTCCCTATTTTCTTATTAGGAGCCGTGTTCGGAAAATTGATGGAGGATACAGGCGCTGCAAAATCTGTAGCTCAAAAGGTTACTCAATTAATTGGTAAAAAGAGAGCTATACTTGGTGTATTAATTGCTGCTGCGTTACTAACTTATGGTGGTGTTAGTCTTTTTGTAGTTGTATTTGCTATTTATCCAATTGCGCTTCAACTATTTCGTGAAGCAAATGTATCAAGAAAATTACTTGTACCAACGTTTGCACTTGGAGCATTTACATTTACAATGACATCTATACCAGGGACTCCACAAATCCAAAACTTGATTCCAATGGATTACTTTAAAACTTCTCCTACGTCAGGATCAATCATTGGCATTGCTGCCACAATTATAATGGCTGTTGGTGGATATCTTTGGTTAGCATATAGAGCGAAAAAGTTTGCTGCTCAAGGCGAAGGGTATACAGAACCAGAAAATAGTACGCACATGACAACTGATGGAGATCAGAAAGTCCCTCATTGGATTATTTCCTTGATTCCACTTGTCGTTGTCGTTGTGCTATTAAATATTGTTAAGTTAGATGCTGTTATCGCTTTACTAGTTGGGGTCTTATGTATCATGATTCTTAACTTAAAGGATTATAAAAAATTTATTCCATCTATTAATGACGGTGGTAAAGGCTCTGTCATGGCTATTTTAAATACAAGTGCGGCGGTAGGATTTGGCTCAGTTATTGCCATTGTGCCTGCATTCGATAACATAACTTCATGGCTGTTAGGTATTTCTGATAATCCATTAATTGCTGAAGGTTTAGCTGTTCAAATTATGGCCATCATCACGGGATCTGCTTCTGGTGGTATGGGTATTGCTCTTTCAACTTTAGGAGATACGTTTAATAACGTTGCCCAAACGACAGGAATTAGTCCTGACGCTTTACACAGAATTGCTGCTATTGCCTCAGGTGCATCGATATTTCCTAATAATGGGGCATTATTAACTTTACTGGCTGTTACAGGATTATCTCATAAAGAAACTTATAAAGATGTATTTGTTGTAGCGTTTTTCATTCCTACTATTGCTTTGATAGTTGGAATTCTCTTAGCTGCAATAGGTTTAGTTTAA
- a CDS encoding LysR family transcriptional regulator: protein MELRELKLFLEVTNYNSFTKAAEHSYLSQSSLSKAIKKLEEELQLELFDRSTRHMQLTEAGKIVYNQSQKVFEVIEELNVQLDQFREIATGEIKLGIPPLIGTLFFSEIARNFEERYPEVSLILIERGAKVINQLVEEGTIDLGIIVLPEDESKFNITPFIQDNFVLFVNEEHRLAHKKSIKLKELKDEKFIVFTEDFALHDFMIEACQAAGFTPNIALKSSQWDVMIEVVASKLGVTILPNSIYNKQTNKNVKIIPIEKPELFWRLGVITKKNAHKPLALRELLNLLPTLEFSALQNFKGR, encoded by the coding sequence ATGGAACTACGTGAATTAAAATTATTTTTAGAAGTGACGAATTATAATAGCTTTACGAAGGCTGCTGAACATTCATACTTATCTCAATCTTCCTTGAGTAAAGCTATAAAAAAATTAGAAGAAGAACTACAATTGGAGTTATTTGATCGATCAACAAGACATATGCAATTGACTGAAGCAGGTAAAATTGTTTATAACCAGAGTCAAAAAGTATTCGAAGTGATTGAGGAGTTGAACGTTCAATTAGATCAATTTCGTGAAATAGCTACTGGCGAAATTAAACTAGGTATTCCTCCGCTAATTGGGACATTGTTTTTTTCTGAAATTGCTCGAAATTTTGAAGAACGATATCCAGAAGTATCTTTAATATTAATTGAACGTGGGGCTAAGGTGATTAATCAACTTGTCGAAGAAGGTACGATTGATTTAGGCATTATAGTCTTACCCGAGGATGAATCTAAATTTAATATTACTCCGTTTATACAGGATAACTTTGTGCTATTTGTAAATGAGGAGCATAGGCTTGCCCATAAAAAAAGTATTAAATTAAAAGAATTAAAAGATGAAAAATTTATCGTTTTTACAGAAGATTTTGCTTTGCATGATTTTATGATTGAAGCTTGTCAAGCAGCTGGGTTTACGCCAAACATTGCACTCAAAAGTTCACAATGGGATGTTATGATTGAAGTAGTAGCATCCAAATTAGGTGTTACAATTTTACCGAATTCAATTTATAATAAACAAACAAATAAGAATGTCAAAATTATACCGATTGAAAAACCTGAATTATTTTGGCGACTAGGCGTCATTACTAAAAAAAATGCCCATAAACCGTTGGCATTAAGAGAACTACTTAACCTATTGCCGACTTTGGAATTTTCAGCTCTGCAAAATTTTAAAGGAAGATAA
- a CDS encoding response regulator transcription factor, which produces MIKILVVDDHNLVGEGTKLLLEQEKDFKVTFVNSSEKALEILLKYEFDVFVFDLNMPGLNGQELAKEVSKISPKSNIIIYTGYDIEPHFNKLVSSGVSSFINKVASKETLIAAIRASLEGNSMMPINLLQQLKIPDNSINILEGFHLLKKYNLSKNEIETLRLVMADKTNKEIAAELFISLRTVEYRLSNIFKKLNVNSRIKAIKKIEEISKRTE; this is translated from the coding sequence TTGATTAAAATATTGGTTGTAGATGATCATAACTTAGTAGGTGAGGGCACGAAATTATTACTAGAGCAAGAAAAAGATTTTAAAGTAACTTTTGTTAATTCTAGTGAAAAAGCATTAGAAATTTTATTAAAATACGAATTTGACGTATTTGTATTTGATTTAAACATGCCAGGATTAAACGGACAAGAACTTGCTAAAGAAGTTTCAAAAATCTCCCCTAAATCTAACATTATTATTTATACTGGTTACGATATTGAACCACACTTCAATAAGTTAGTTTCTTCAGGTGTTTCAAGTTTTATTAATAAAGTTGCTTCAAAAGAAACACTTATAGCGGCGATTAGAGCAAGTTTAGAAGGTAACTCAATGATGCCAATAAATTTATTACAGCAATTAAAAATACCTGATAATAGTATAAACATTTTAGAGGGTTTCCACCTATTAAAAAAATATAATTTAAGTAAAAATGAAATAGAAACTCTAAGACTTGTTATGGCAGACAAAACAAATAAAGAGATCGCAGCAGAATTATTTATTAGCCTAAGAACTGTGGAATATCGCTTATCAAATATCTTCAAGAAATTAAATGTAAACTCAAGAATCAAGGCAATCAAAAAAATAGAGGAAATAAGCAAGCGAACTGAATAG
- a CDS encoding lariocidin family lasso peptide: MNKLQSAQVKNYGDFLAVTLSKKSKPGDGKFGRGRKGGKKG; the protein is encoded by the coding sequence ATGAATAAGTTACAATCTGCTCAAGTAAAAAACTATGGTGATTTCTTAGCGGTTACTCTTTCTAAGAAAAGCAAACCTGGTGATGGTAAATTTGGTCGCGGAAGAAAAGGAGGGAAAAAAGGTTAA
- a CDS encoding lasso peptide biosynthesis B2 protein has protein sequence MNEGYFTTVHGFVRMLLLEYDFEEAYEKIAVHMYPLYASANGRKVNELNIDELYRLGQFLYKLDEDDLLVTSCVSIAVTIQAILFSGGYDSDLIIGVKKIDHKLFSHAWVQLKSGKKIDPNNKNEDLKVLQTYNMNKYTERWVLSRYENLDCNARK, from the coding sequence ATGAATGAGGGGTATTTTACAACAGTTCATGGTTTTGTAAGGATGTTACTGTTGGAATATGATTTTGAAGAAGCCTATGAAAAAATCGCTGTTCATATGTATCCTCTTTATGCAAGTGCAAATGGTAGAAAGGTAAATGAATTAAATATAGACGAATTATATCGATTAGGTCAATTTCTGTATAAACTCGATGAAGATGATCTTCTAGTTACATCATGTGTATCCATAGCAGTTACTATTCAAGCCATTTTATTCAGTGGAGGATACGATTCAGACTTAATAATAGGTGTTAAAAAAATTGATCACAAGTTATTTTCTCATGCATGGGTACAATTGAAAAGTGGAAAAAAGATTGACCCTAACAATAAAAATGAAGATTTAAAAGTTTTACAAACTTATAATATGAATAAATATACTGAAAGGTGGGTTTTGTCACGTTATGAAAATTTGGATTGCAATGCAAGGAAATAA
- a CDS encoding asparagine synthase-related protein has translation MKIWIAMQGNNKEKWSEWLENLIKWGRAFAVHVMDNDMFHMAEIKVEYTTTNFKHSESHQNFFPPLVIDGWIGGKIPIYSDGVSSLPDYQRKELYTTLQYEPDKLLSNSYGEFTIAFLDETTRNFIVATDIYATRPIYYWISKERELFIANDIRALLLITEIPFLIDDEICKIFPTSGFAVGENDFEERTFFKGIKKIPPASLAKWNHDSLQIKSYWGMSQLLEQPQIISDATQYFCELFQEVTADRLRGKKHIIELSGGLDSATITAAALAEGNKERFLAVNISFADNDMILSHDKDLVKKMMNDLDIPGLIILADATAKIPNAELGRDPLWYIDGPDPRANALVNETFTIIAEEYGAISVLTGEGGDFIFSGEVAIIDSFIRQKRLFEAFSLLKKWSGGSLKQMVKLGFLYGISPFIPYLGEKFYYDLLWSDTEYELPEFFTVEHLKREKKITKEDYLSYRKSKALRYWGKRYHYDFLWPRARYMDSVGITLPTYHPFLDRRIIEFSFSVSPEQHFDLIKGKSEKYAGSKMLLRKAYTNILPTYMYNRTSKTTYAHMARKSFLNDRKQILQLFDKRKNSQVVELGIIKRDVFWKHLLAMSIRSEDPNNDLGMVYQYMRAIIDLEIWLQEMEKGKKYVLERSRPNKPRLLGEIETLNL, from the coding sequence ATGAAAATTTGGATTGCAATGCAAGGAAATAACAAAGAAAAATGGAGCGAGTGGTTAGAAAATTTAATAAAATGGGGACGCGCTTTTGCCGTTCATGTTATGGACAATGATATGTTCCATATGGCAGAAATCAAGGTTGAATATACAACTACAAATTTTAAGCATTCAGAATCACACCAAAATTTCTTCCCCCCATTAGTAATCGATGGTTGGATAGGTGGTAAAATCCCAATATATTCGGATGGCGTTAGTTCATTACCAGATTACCAAAGAAAAGAACTATATACTACCCTACAATATGAACCTGACAAATTATTATCTAATTCTTACGGTGAATTTACGATAGCTTTTTTGGATGAGACAACTCGAAATTTTATAGTTGCTACAGATATCTATGCAACACGGCCAATTTATTATTGGATTAGCAAAGAAAGGGAATTATTTATTGCAAATGATATTCGTGCACTATTATTAATAACTGAAATTCCATTCCTAATAGACGATGAAATATGCAAGATTTTCCCAACATCAGGTTTTGCTGTTGGAGAGAACGATTTCGAGGAACGGACTTTCTTTAAAGGTATAAAAAAAATCCCTCCAGCTTCCCTTGCTAAATGGAACCACGATTCTTTACAAATTAAAAGTTATTGGGGTATGTCTCAATTGCTTGAGCAACCGCAAATAATAAGCGATGCTACTCAATACTTTTGTGAGTTGTTTCAAGAGGTTACAGCTGATCGTTTAAGAGGAAAAAAGCACATTATTGAGCTAAGCGGAGGGCTAGATTCTGCTACTATTACAGCAGCGGCATTGGCTGAAGGTAATAAGGAACGTTTTCTTGCTGTCAATATTTCATTTGCAGATAACGACATGATTCTTAGTCACGATAAGGACCTTGTAAAAAAAATGATGAATGACTTAGATATTCCTGGACTTATTATTTTAGCAGATGCAACGGCTAAAATTCCAAATGCAGAATTAGGAAGAGATCCACTTTGGTACATTGATGGACCAGATCCTAGAGCAAATGCGCTTGTCAATGAAACTTTCACTATAATTGCTGAAGAATATGGTGCTATATCTGTTTTAACAGGTGAAGGTGGCGATTTTATTTTTAGTGGAGAAGTAGCTATAATTGATTCTTTTATCCGACAGAAACGCTTATTTGAAGCATTTAGTCTTCTAAAAAAATGGTCTGGCGGAAGCCTTAAACAAATGGTGAAGCTCGGATTCCTATATGGTATTTCCCCGTTTATTCCTTATTTAGGTGAGAAATTCTATTATGATTTATTATGGTCTGATACAGAATACGAGTTACCAGAATTTTTTACAGTTGAACATTTGAAGCGTGAAAAGAAAATTACTAAAGAAGACTATTTAAGTTATAGAAAAAGTAAGGCTCTGAGGTATTGGGGTAAAAGATATCATTATGATTTTCTTTGGCCGCGAGCAAGATATATGGATTCTGTTGGTATAACACTACCTACATATCATCCATTTTTAGATAGACGAATTATTGAATTTTCATTCTCAGTTTCTCCTGAACAGCATTTCGATCTCATCAAAGGGAAATCGGAAAAGTATGCTGGGTCTAAAATGCTCTTACGTAAGGCATATACTAATATTTTGCCTACATACATGTACAATCGCACATCAAAAACAACTTATGCACATATGGCAAGAAAGAGTTTTCTAAATGACCGTAAACAAATTCTCCAGCTATTTGATAAAAGGAAAAATTCACAAGTAGTAGAGCTGGGTATTATTAAAAGAGATGTATTTTGGAAACATTTACTTGCTATGTCTATTCGCTCAGAAGATCCAAATAATGATTTAGGTATGGTCTATCAATATATGAGAGCCATCATTGATTTGGAAATTTGGTTACAAGAGATGGAAAAAGGAAAAAAATATGTGCTCGAACGCTCCCGTCCTAATAAACCCCGTTTATTAGGTGAAATCGAGACTTTAAATTTATGA